One Amorphoplanes digitatis genomic window carries:
- the rsmH gene encoding 16S rRNA (cytosine(1402)-N(4))-methyltransferase RsmH: MGVVMGELRGTHVPVLLERCLELLAPALALPGAVHVDFTLGLGGHAEAVLERHPDVVLIGLDRDTEALAHSRHRLARFGDRVHFVHAVYDELPEVLAGLGRPAFHSGLFDLGVSSLQLDEPDRGFAYSRDAPLDMRMDQSRGITAEEVVNGYEPGELVRILRVYGEEKFAPRVVSAIVRERAKARIVSSAHLAELVKDAIPAAGRRTGGNPAKRTFQALRIEVNAELAAVEAAVPAALDLLAPKGRLVVMSYQSLEDRIVKRAFAERARSTGPIELPVELPGTGPSVRLLTRGSEPPSEQEVAENPRAASVKLRAVERIDKHDQASGAARERPRMSAHGGQGRKRPGARQEGEGH; encoded by the coding sequence ATGGGGGTCGTCATGGGGGAGCTTCGCGGCACGCACGTGCCGGTGCTGCTCGAGCGCTGCCTCGAGCTGCTCGCCCCGGCCCTCGCTCTGCCGGGCGCCGTGCACGTCGACTTCACGCTGGGCCTGGGCGGGCACGCCGAGGCCGTGCTGGAGCGGCACCCGGACGTGGTCCTCATCGGACTCGACCGGGACACCGAGGCGCTCGCGCACTCCCGGCACCGGCTGGCCCGCTTCGGCGACCGGGTGCACTTCGTGCACGCGGTCTACGACGAGCTGCCGGAGGTGCTCGCGGGGCTCGGCCGGCCGGCGTTCCACAGTGGGCTGTTCGATCTCGGCGTCTCCTCGCTGCAACTCGACGAGCCGGACCGGGGCTTCGCCTACTCGCGGGACGCGCCGCTGGACATGCGGATGGACCAGTCGCGGGGCATCACCGCGGAGGAGGTCGTCAACGGCTACGAGCCGGGCGAGCTCGTCCGCATCCTGCGGGTCTACGGCGAGGAGAAGTTCGCGCCCCGGGTCGTCTCGGCGATTGTCCGGGAGCGGGCGAAGGCGCGCATCGTCTCCTCGGCGCACCTGGCGGAGCTGGTCAAGGACGCCATCCCGGCCGCCGGGCGGCGTACGGGTGGGAATCCCGCGAAAAGAACGTTTCAGGCGTTACGCATCGAGGTAAATGCGGAGCTCGCGGCGGTGGAGGCCGCCGTGCCGGCCGCGCTGGACCTGCTGGCCCCGAAGGGGCGGCTTGTCGTGATGTCGTACCAATCGCTGGAGGACCGGATCGTCAAGCGCGCCTTCGCCGAGAGGGCACGCAGCACGGGGCCGATCGAGCTGCCGGTCGAACTGCCCGGCACGGGTCCTTCGGTGCGGCTGCTGACCCGCGGGTCGGAGCCGCCGAGCGAGCAGGAAGTGGCGGAGAACCCGCGGGCGGCCTCGGTGAAGCTGCGCGCGGTGGAACGGATCGACAAGCACGACCAGGCATCGGGTGCCGCCCGCGAACGGCCCCGGATGTCTGCGCACGGGGGACAAGGGCGGAAACGCCCGGGGGCACGCCAGGAGGGGGAGGGGCATTGA
- the mraZ gene encoding division/cell wall cluster transcriptional repressor MraZ, with the protein MFLGTHTPRLDDKGRLILPARFRDELAGGVVITKGQERCLYVFPMPEFQRIAGQLREAPVTNKAARAYSRVFFASAHDEIPDKQGRVTIPAHLRGYAALDRELVVIGASTRVEIWDKQSWEQYLSASEDEFADIEEGVLPGGL; encoded by the coding sequence ATGTTTCTCGGCACGCACACCCCGCGCCTCGACGACAAGGGACGGTTGATCCTTCCGGCGAGGTTCCGCGACGAGCTGGCGGGAGGTGTCGTGATCACCAAGGGGCAGGAGCGTTGCCTTTACGTCTTCCCGATGCCTGAGTTCCAGCGCATCGCGGGCCAGCTGCGTGAGGCACCGGTCACCAACAAGGCGGCCCGGGCCTACAGCCGGGTGTTCTTCGCCAGTGCGCACGACGAGATCCCCGACAAGCAGGGCCGGGTCACCATCCCGGCACACCTGCGGGGTTATGCGGCGCTCGACCGCGAGTTGGTCGTGATCGGCGCGAGCACCCGGGTGGAGATCTGGGACAAGCAGTCCTGGGAGCAGTACCTCTCGGCGAGCGAGGACGAGTTCGCCGACATCGAGGAGGGGGTGCTGCCCGGCGGACTGTGA